The proteins below come from a single Poecile atricapillus isolate bPoeAtr1 chromosome 32 unlocalized genomic scaffold, bPoeAtr1.hap1 SUPER_32_unloc_5, whole genome shotgun sequence genomic window:
- the LOC131574019 gene encoding BOS complex subunit TMEM147-like — protein MTLFHFGNCFALAYFPYFITYKCSGLSEYSAFWRCVQAGATYVLVQLGKMLFLATFFPTWEGPSGGYDLVGEFLRATVDVADLGGLQLALGRGGGRGELRILVAALGWASAELLTARCVPLWVGARGVEFDWRHLQMGLDSNISLVRTVAAAALLWASGRHDLPSPLRLPLGGLLAATAYEGFLSGWAGQALGLGPWGALGLRALGAAALGLGALRLLVPLLPPP, from the exons ATGACTTTGTTCCACTTCGGGAATTGCTTCGCGCTCGCCTATTTCCCCTATTTCATCACCTACAAATGCAGCGGCCT GTCGGAGTACAGCGCCTTCTGGCGCTGCGTCCAGGCCGGAGCCACCTACGTACTGGTGCAACTGGGAAAG aTGCTGTTCCTGGCCACGTTTTTCCCGACCTGGGAGGGGCCCTCGGGCGGATACGACCTGGTGGGG gaattcctgcGTGCCACGGTGGACGTGGCCGATCTGGGGGGGCTCCAGCTGGCCCtgggccggggcggggggaggggcgaGCTCCGGATCCTGGTGGCCgccctgggctgggccagcGCCGAGCTGCTGACGGCCAg GTGCGTCCCCCTGTGGGTCGGGGCCCGGGGGGTGGAGTTTGACTGGAGACACCTCCAGATGGGACTGGACTCCAACATCAGCCTG GTGCGCACGGTGGCCGCGGCCGCTCTCCTCTGGGCCTCGGGGCGCCACGACCTCCCCTCCCCCCTGCGGCTGCCCCTGGGGGGGCTCCTGGCGGCGACGGCGTACGAGGGGTTCCTCAGCGG gTGGGCGGGGCAGGCGCTGGGCCTGGGGCCCTGGGGGGCGCTGGGGCTGCGAGCGCTgggggcggcggcgctggggctgggggcgctCAGACTGCTGGTACCGCTGTTACCCCCACCTTga